One genomic region from Solwaraspora sp. WMMD792 encodes:
- a CDS encoding endonuclease/exonuclease/phosphatase family protein, producing the protein MTALMAMIATGLAAGLAPGTATAAGTPAGGHDGIRFATFNASLNRGVDGGLVADLSTLGDRQAANVAEVIQRVRPDVLLINEFDHDAEGRAVELFQRNYLSRGQGGARPIHYPYRFSAPSNTGVPSGHDLNRDGTVGGPDDAYGFGLFPGQYGMAVYSRHPIDRQSLRTFQTFRWRDMPGALLPDDPDTPEPADWYSPEALADVRLSSKSHWDVPVRIGRHTVHLLASHPTPPVFDGPEDRNGRRNHDEIRFWADYVTPARSGYIYDDRGRRGGLRPGTRFVIAGDLNSDPYDGDSIPGSAQQVTGHPLVDDRRPPTSAGGPAASQRQGGANLTHEGDSRYDTADFADGTPGNLRVDYLLPSRRLRTAGGGVFWPTPDDPLFRLVGDYDPALPGGFPTSDHRLVWLDLRC; encoded by the coding sequence GTGACCGCTCTGATGGCGATGATCGCCACCGGTCTGGCGGCAGGACTGGCGCCCGGGACGGCGACGGCAGCCGGTACACCGGCCGGTGGGCACGACGGCATCCGGTTCGCCACCTTCAACGCATCGCTCAACCGGGGCGTCGACGGCGGCCTGGTGGCCGACCTGTCCACTCTGGGCGATCGGCAGGCCGCCAACGTCGCCGAGGTGATTCAGCGGGTCCGCCCCGACGTGCTGCTGATCAACGAGTTCGACCACGACGCCGAGGGGCGGGCCGTCGAGCTGTTCCAGCGCAACTACCTGTCCCGCGGCCAGGGCGGGGCCAGGCCGATCCACTACCCGTACCGGTTCAGCGCCCCGTCGAACACCGGCGTACCGTCCGGGCACGACCTCAACCGCGACGGTACGGTCGGCGGCCCGGACGACGCGTACGGCTTCGGGCTGTTCCCCGGCCAGTACGGCATGGCGGTCTACTCGCGTCACCCGATCGACCGGCAGTCGCTGCGCACCTTCCAGACGTTCCGCTGGCGCGACATGCCGGGGGCGCTGCTGCCGGACGACCCGGACACCCCGGAGCCCGCCGACTGGTACTCCCCCGAGGCCCTCGCGGACGTCCGGCTGTCGTCGAAGAGCCACTGGGACGTGCCGGTGCGGATCGGCCGGCACACCGTGCATCTGCTGGCCAGCCACCCCACGCCGCCGGTGTTCGACGGCCCGGAGGACCGCAACGGCCGGCGCAACCACGACGAAATCCGGTTCTGGGCCGACTACGTCACCCCGGCCCGGTCCGGCTACATCTACGACGACCGGGGCCGCCGCGGTGGGCTGCGTCCGGGTACCCGGTTCGTCATCGCCGGTGACCTCAACTCCGACCCGTACGACGGCGACAGCATCCCGGGATCGGCCCAGCAGGTCACCGGGCATCCGCTGGTCGACGACCGGCGACCGCCGACCAGCGCGGGCGGGCCGGCGGCCAGCCAGCGCCAGGGCGGGGCGAACCTGACCCACGAGGGCGACTCCCGCTACGACACCGCCGACTTCGCCGACGGTACGCCGGGCAACCTTCGGGTCGACTACCTGCTGCCCAGCCGCCGGCTGCGGACGGCGGGCGGCGGGGTTTTCTGGCCGACGCCGGACGATCCGCTGTTCCGGCTGGTCGGCGACTACGACCCGGCGCTGCCCGGCGGGTTCCCGACCTCGGACCACCGGCTCGTCTGGCTCGACCTGCGCTGCTGA